Sequence from the Rhizobium sp. TH2 genome:
GGATGGCGCCCGGATCCGGCTCGTAGTCGTAGACGGCAGATGCGCCGGTGTCGGCGGCCGTCACGGAAGGCGCGCTTGCCGGGATCAGCTGGAGTGCGGTCGGGATCTGCGAGATAACCGACTTGAACTCCGAATAGAACAGCGTCGCGACATCGAACTCGCCGTTTTCGAACAGCGCGGTCACCTTGCGGCCGATCGCTTCTGCGTTCACATAGCCGATCTTCTTGACTTCGCGCAGGTCGACGCGCTCGATGATCAGGCTGGCAAATTCACGGCGAAGGATGTCGAAGCCCTTCTTGCCGACGCAGATGATCTTGACCTTCTTGCCCTCGGCGAGAAGCTTGCGGATATGGTCGCGGGCCGTGCGAGCGATCTGCGAGTTGAAGCCGCCGCAAAGGCCGCGCTCCGCGGTCGCGACAATGATCAGGTGAACGTCATCGCGGCCGGTACCGGTCATCAGCGCCGGCGCATCGGCGCCGCCGCCTTCAGCCTGTGCGATATTGGCCAGAACCGCGCCCATCCGCTGCGAATAGGGCCGTGCCGCCTCCGCAGCTTCCTGGGCACGCCGAAGCTTCGCCGCGGCGACCATTTTCATCGCCTTGGTGATCTTCTGCGTCGCCTTGACCGAGGCGATGCGGTTTTTCAGATCCTTGAGTGAAGGCATCCGTTATCCGTCCTTACTCTGCCTATCAGGCGAAGGTCTTGGCGAAGCTGTCCATCGCGGACTTGAGCTTGGCGCGGGTGTCGTCCGAGATCTGCTTTTCCGTGCGGATCGTCTCAAGGATCGCCTTGCCGTCGTTCCGGAAGTAGGAAAGCAGGCCCTGTTCGAACTTGCCGACCTGGTTGACGGCGATCTTGTCGAGGTAGCCATTGACGCCGGCGAAGATCACCGCGACCTGTTCTTCGGTCTTGAGCGGCGAGAACTGCGGCTGCTTCAGGAGTTCGGTCAGGCGCGCACCACGGTTCAGCAGGCGCTGGGTTGAGGCATCGAGGTCCGAGCCGAACTGTGCGAAGGCGGCCATTTCACGATACTGGGCAAGCTCACCCTTGATCGAGCCGGCAACCTGCTTCATCGCCTTGATCTGCGCGGCGGAACCGACGCGCGACACCGACAGACCGACGTTAACGGCCGGACGGATGCCCTGGTAGAACAGATCGGTTTCGAGGAAGATCTGGCCGTCGGTGATCGAGATCACGTTGGTCGGAATGAAGGCCGACACGTCGTTGCCCTGGGTCTCGATGACGGGAAGAGCGGTCAGAGAGCCGGCGCCGTTCTCTTCATTGAGCTTCGCAGCGCGCTCGAGGAGGCGCGAATGCAGGTAGAAAACGTCGCCCGGATAGGCTTCGCGGCCCGGCGGGCGGCGCAGCAGCAGCGACATCTGGCGGTAGGAAACGGCCTGCTTGGAAAGGTCGTCGTAGCCGATCAGGGCATGCTTGCCATTGTCACGGAAATATTCGCCCATGGCGCAGCCGGCGAACGGTGCGAGATACTGCATCGGAGCCGGGTCCGAGGCGGTCGCGGCAACGATGATCGAATATTGCAGCGCCCCGCGCTCTTCGAGCACCTTGACGAACTGTGCGACAGTCGAACGCTTCTGGCCGATGGCGACGTAGACGCAATAGAGCTTCTCGGCCTCGGGACCATTGTCATGAATGGCCTTCTGGTTGAGGATCGTATCGAGAATGATCGCGGTCTTGCCGGTCTGGCGGTCGCCGATGACGAGCTCGCGCTGGCCGCGGCCGACCGGGATCAAGGCGTCGATGGCCTTGAGGCCGGTCGACATCGGCTCATGCACCGACTTGCGCGGAATGATGCCGGGAGCCTTGATATCGACGCGCGAACGCTGCTTGGCATTGATCGGGCCCTTGCCGTCGATCGGGTTACCGAGCGCATCGACCACGCGGCCAAGCAGTTCAGGACCAACCGGCACGTCCACGATGGCGCCGGTCCGCTTGACGGTGTCGCCTTCCTTGATGTCGCGGTCGTTACCGAAGAGCACGACACCGACATTGTCGGCTTCGAGGTTCAGCGCCATGCCACGGATGCCGCCGGGGAATTCGACCATTTCACCCGCCTGGACATTGTCGAGGCCGTATACGCGGGCGATACCGTCGCCGACCGAAAGAACCTGGCCAACTTCGGTGACTTCAGCCTCTTTGCCGAAATTCTTGATCTGGTCCTTGAGAATTGCGGAAATTTCCGCGGCGCGGATATCCATCAGCCGACCTCTTTCAGTGAAAGCTTAAGTGTAGACAACTTGGTGCGAAGCGACGTGTCGATCTGGCGCGAGCCGAGCTTGACGATCAGGCCACCAAGAATGGTGGGATCGACAGCGACATTGATCGTCACGTCTTTTCCGGTGACGCCCTTGAGCGCCGCCTTCAATTCGGTTTCCTGCGCCGCGGTCAGCGCATGCGCGGTGGTCACGTCAGCCGAAATCTCGCCGCGATGACGCGCGTGGATCTCCCGGAACGCCTTGATCATGCCGGGTACGGCGAACAGGCGGCGGTTGGAGGCGGTGACCTTGATGAAGTTTGCGGCAAGACCCGTAACGCCGGCCTTGGCGAGAATGGCATCGACTGCCTTGAGCTGTTCGTCGGCCGAGAAGACCGGGCTCTTGATGAGCCGCTGCAGGTCGGTGGAGCCGTCGATCATGGCCTGGAAATTGTCGAGCGCGGTGGCCACTTCCTGAACCGCGCCTTCTTCGAGGGCGAGCGTGAAAAGTGATGAGGCGTAGCGCTCGGCCACGCCGGAAACGGATTGCGATGAATCTGCCACTCGCTGAGTTTCCCTCATTCCCTGCGGTTTTCATTGCTGCGGCGCAACCGCAATCATTAAAACCTTGAAATTGTTTTATTTTTTCGGGTCTTCACAGGCCTTTTGGCCCATATACCCCGAAAACTCGCAAGCCATCTAGCATAGGTGATTTTGACTCGCAACACAGGATATTACCGAATGTTACCGCTGTTGCGCATTTATTTGCCAATCCAGCAACCATATGATTCCCGGCGGAGAATATTATTCCCCGAAGGCGCCCGGAGGCACGATCACATCGCGCTCGAAACATAGAGAATGACCACCACCGCTGCGGCAGCCTGGATGGCCAGCGCAATCACGCCGAACACGAGATTTCCACGGTTGAGCACCAGGGCCACGATCCTTCCGACTACCGACAGGACCAGCGCCGCCGCAAAGCCGAAGCACAGCATCAGAAAGATGACGAAGCCGCTCTCCCAGAGCCCCGCTATCGCCATGCCGAACAGCCCCAGTCCCAGCAGGAACCCGCCGGTGGAGCGGATCGAGGCAATGCCACCCGGCCGTTCGGGCGTTACCCACAGCCCGGCCACGCTCATGGCGATGCGCGGGGCAAACAGAACAAGGAAGCCGATCACGGCCGCCGCCGCAAAGGTAAAGAAGACAAACCGCGCCATGCCCTCGGTCGGGATGGCCAGTACCATCTCAGGCGTGATCACATCGAAGAAGAAGGTGAGCATGACGACGGCAAAGATCACTTGGACGATCAGCAGCAGGAAATTGAGCAGGCTCGCCGATGTGTCCGACATCAGCGAGATAATGCGGGCAAAGGCCGCGACGCCGACCGCCACACCGAGCGCGGTCACCAGCACCGGCTGGTCGAAGAACATCAGCGCCGCCGCCGCAAATCCGCCGAGGAATCCGCCTGCCGCACGCACCTCGCCAATACCGCCCGGCCGCGTCTCGCGGCTCTCGAGCCCAAGCAGCCGGCCGCTCGTACCGGGAAAGATCAGCATTGCGAGGCCAGCGATGATCAAGATAACAACGGCGAGAAACGCAGCCTGCGGCCACGGCTCGGACGGAAATGCCGGCAATGCGAGTTCCATGGATCCCCTCAAATCCCCGTGGGTTTCCAGATCTATTGCACAGGCCGGAAAGCGAGGGAATGACGGTTTTAACCATTCCAATGAAATTCAGTGAATTTGGTTTGCGCTTATACCCTTTGGTTATGCCGTTTGGATAGATTGAAATCCCAATGCCGCCAGCCGATTGCCAATTCCAGGGCTTTGATGACCATCCAGCGCAGCACAGCCGAATTGAAGGTGACCCCCGACGTCCACGAGCAGGGCGTCCGGTTGACATCGGAGCATGTCAGGTTCTGGATGAATTGCGTCGGCGTGCCGATGGTACTCGTTGCCGACGGAGAACTCCGCGCCCGCTCCGGCAACGCCGCCGCCGCCCAACTCTTCGGACACGATATCGACGATTTTGCCAGCCTGCCCCTGCACCGTCTCGTCGGACGCGAGGCCGAGACGCTGGTCAGCCGGGTCTGGAACCGATCGATCAACGGCTTTCCCAGTGAGCCATTCCTGCTTCGTGCCAGCATCGATGGCGCGGAGCGGCTGCTTGTCGTCCGGGTGAGCCGGCTGGATGTCGATGGTGAGCTTCTGCGGCTGTTCACCTTTGTCGAAGCGCCGCCCGCCGGGGCTGTGACGCTGGCCGGCTGGCAGGAAAACCTGCTGGGACTGTTGAACTGGATGCCCTTCGGCCTCGAAATCGCCGATCTCGACGACGACATCCAGTTCGCCAATTCCGCCTGCCTGGATCTGTTCGGCTGGACGACGCGCGATCTCGCGACCCCGGAGGACTGGTGGCGGCTCGCCTATCCCGATCCCGAATATCGCGCCTATGCGCGCGGCCGCTGGGAGACCGAGATCGCCGCGGCGCGCGCGGAAAATCGCGAAATGACGCCCTTCGACCTCGACATCACGCACAAGGATGGCACGAAACGCACGATTCAGTTCCGTCACCGCACGATCGGCAAGTTCCACGTCAATATGTATCTCGATTTCACCCGCGAGCGCGCCTATGCCAGCGAGTTGAAGAAGCTCGCCGAGACCGACGAACTGACCGCGGCGCTGAACCGGCGCAGCTTCTTCGAACGAGCGTCGCGGACGCTTGCCAGTGGTGGCGCCGAGGGGCTCGCCCTCCTGATGATCGACATCGACCGGTTCAAACGGATCAACGACCGCTTCGGCCATGGTGCGGGCGACCAGGTGCTGCAATTGTTCGTGCAGCGCATCGGACGCTGCCTGCCGCCGTCATGCCTGCTCGCCCGCCTCGGCGGCGAGGAATTCGCCGTTCTCGTCGATAAAGACAACGACTGTGCCGCGATTGCCGAGAGTATAAGAGCATCGATCGCCGCGCATCCATTCGAAACGGCCGCTGGTTTCCTCTCGGTCACGACCAGCATCGGCATCGCAGCGCTCGAAAGCGCGGAAAGCATCGAAAGCGCGCTCTCGCGTGCCGACCGGGCGCTCTATCGTGCCAAGCAGTCGGGCCGCAACCGCGTCGTCCACGACAAACAGTCGTAAACTGCCTCCTAGAGAAAACTCTGCGGATCGATATCGAGCTGCACTTGAATGCCGCCGCGCTCCTTCGGGCCATTGCCGATCATCGTCCGCACGAAGGCCTGCATATCCGCCCCGCGCTTGCCATGTACCAGCAGCCGGAACCGGTGGCGGCCGCGCACCAGCGCCAGCGGCGCCTCGGCCGGGCCGAGCACTGATATGCCCGACACCTGCGGCGCCGCCTGCCGCAGTCCGCGTGCATGCCCCTCGGCATCGGCACGGCTGTCGGCCGAGACAATGATCGAGGCGAGCCGGCCGAAGGGCGGCATCAGCGCCTTCTCGCGCTCCACGATCTCGCGTTCGTAGAAGGCTTCCGGATCACCCGATACGATCGCCTGCATCACCGGATGGGCAGGCTGATAGGTCTGGATCAACCCCCGGCTTTTCAGCCCGAACCGCCCGGCGCGGCCCGTGACCTGCGACAGCAGCTGGAATGTCCGCTCGGCGGCGCGCGGATCGCCATTGGCCAAGCCCAGATCGGCATCGACGATACCCACCAGTGTCATGTTGGGGAAATTGTGCCCCTTGGCGACCAGCTGCGTGCCGATGACGATATCGGCCTCGCCCTTGGCGATCGCCTCAAGCTCCAGCCTCAGCCGCTTGACACCCATCACGATATCCGACGACAGCACGATGATCCGCTGGTCGGGAAAATGCTTCTCGACCTCCTCTGCGATCCGCTCCACGCCCGGCCCGCAGGACGCGAGATGATCGAGCGTGCCGCATTCCGGGCACGCATCCGGGGACTTTTCCTGATGGCCGCAATGATGGCACTGAAGCTGTCCACGGAATCGATGCTCCACCAGCCAGGCCGAACAATTCGGGCACTGGAAGCGATGACCGCAGACCCGGCAAAGCGTCAGCGGCGCATAGCCGCGGCGGTTGAGAAACAGCAGCGCCTGCTCGCCGCGCTCCACGGTCTGCGCGATCCCCTTGATCATCACAGGCGACAGGAAGCCGCCGCGCGCGGGCGGAAAGCGCCGCATGTCAACGAGATGCAGGTCCGGCATCGTCGCGCCACCGAACCGGCTTGCGAGATGCAGATAGGTATAACGGCCCTGATCGGCATTGACCCGGCTTTCGACGGATGGCGTCGCCGATACCAATACGACCGGAAAATCGCTGATCCGGCCGCGCACCACGGCCATGTCGCGCGCATTATAGAAGACGCGGTCTTCCTGTTTGTAGGCGGGATCGTGCTCTTCATCGACGATGACAAGTCCGAGATCCTCGAACGGCAGGAACAGCGCCGAGCGCGCCCCGGCGACAACCCGAACCTGACCCTCGGCAGCCTGCCGCCAGACCTTCTCGCGCATCCGCGGCGAAAGGTCGGAATGCCATTCCGCCGGCTTGGCGCCGAAGCGATCCTGGAAGCGTTCGAGAAAGGCCGGCGTCAGCGCGATTTCTGGCAGCAGGATCAGCACCTGCCTGCCCTGCCGCAGCGTCTCGGCGATCGCCTCGAAATAGACTTCCGTCTTTCCCGAACCCGTGACGCCATCGATCAGCGAGACGCCGAAGCCGCCTTTCTTCACCGCCGAAATCAGTTCATCCGCAGCAGCCTGCTGGTCGCTCTCGAGCGCCGGCGCCGCATAATCCGGATCGGGCGGCGCGGTGACCGGTGGTGGCGACATGAACACCGTCTCGAACACGCCTTGCGCGATCAGTCCATCCACGACCGATACGGAGACGCCGGCCGCATGGGCCAGCCCCAGCCGCGTCCAGACCGGCACCTCCTCGGCGAGCGCCAGCACCCGTGTCCGGGCAGGCGTCAGCCGTTCGGGCCGCATGTCCGTCAGCCTCAGGCCTTCGACCATCGGCTCCGGATCGAAGGCGGCGGGCGCGCGCAGCGCCATACGCGCCACCAGCCCCGGCGGCGAGAGCGTGTAGGACGCCATCCAGTCGAGAAACGTCCGCATGTCGGCGCCCAGCGGCGGGCATTCGAAGGCCGCCGTGATCGATTTCAGCTTCTTCGGATCGACAGCGTCACCAGCCTCCTCATTCCAAACCACGCCGAAAACCTGACGCGGTCCAAGCGGCACCTGAACGATCGCGCCAGGCTCGACATGCATGCCCTCCGGCACCATATAGGTATAGGGCTTGGGCACCGGCAGCGGCACCATCACAGGCACCGCGCGCGGCCGTTCCGGCGTCCCGAACAGATCGAACGAATCTTTTCCCATGGGCCATGAGTAGCACTTGCTTTTGGCTGGGGAAAACCGCAAAGAGAACAAAAAGTGGACTCTGCGATTGATAGGGAGTGAATGGACATGAAATTCTTCGTCGATACAGCCGAAATCAAGGAAATCAAGGAACTCAACGACTTGGGGATGCTGGACGGCGTCACGACCAATCCGTCGCTGATCCTGAAGTCGGGCCGCAATATCGCTGAAGTCACCAAGGAAATCTGCGACATCGTCGAGGGTCCGGTTTCGGCGGAAGTGACCGCCACCGAATATTCCGAGATCATGAAGGAAGCGGCGGTGCTTTCGAAGATCGCACCGAACATCTGCATCAAGGTGCCGCTCACCTTCGACGGCCTCAAGGCCTGCAAGGCTTTGTCGTCCGAAGGCCACAAGACCAATGTCACGCTCTGCTTCTCGGCCGTCCAGGCACTGCTCGCCGCCAAGGCCGGCGCGACCTTCATCTCGCCTTTCGTCGGACGCCTCGATGACATCGGCATCGACGGTATGGACCTGATCCGCGAAATCCGCCAGATCTACGACAATTACGGCTACGAGACCGAAATCCTCGCAGCTTCGATCCGCACCATCAATCACGTCCGCGATGCCGCCCTGATCGGCGCCGACGTCGTGACCGTGCCGCCGGCGACGCTGAAGGCACTGGTCAAGCACCCGCTGACCGACAAGGGCCTCGAAACCTTCCTCGCCGACTGGGCCAAGACCGGCCAGAAGATCGGCTGATCCAAGACTTCAAGTTCGATGATTTTCTAAGCCCGGCCATCGCCGGGCTTTTTCTTTGCGCTGAATTTGCAGCGCCTGTTCCCACGGAAACAGCGGCGAGCATGGGGATGTGGGAAAACATCATCAACGGATGAGAGAGATCATCCACAAAGAAACGAAGAAGACTGCACCAGCACTTCAACCCAATACGAACCCCTGAGGACAAACCCATGAAAAAGTTCATCATCGCAGCCTCCGCCGCCCTCGTCGCCACCGTCTCGTTTGCCGCCACCGCCGAAGCCGGCTGGAAGCATCGCCATCATCACCATGGCTGGAAGCGCCATCATTGGGGCGTGGTCGTCATCTCCCCCCGATACGATTATGACGACTATTGCTTCGTCAAGAAGATCAAGCGCTACGACGATTGGGGCAATGTCTACATCAAGAAGGTCCGCATCTGCGATTGATCGTCCGGCCTGATCGCCAAACCTGATCGACTGACCAGTGCCTGAGGTTCTCCTCCCGCCCAGGCACCGCAACCCAAGGGCCGCCCGACCCCCTGCAACAAGGCGGCCCGAAGTCGGACGATCAAGACGTGACCACTGATCCCCTCCCTACGCCAAGCCCGGTGTCCTCCAGCACCGGGTTTGTCGTTTTATCGCCCCGGCTGCGCCTCGCGCATGCGCCGTTCGATCTGCCTGAGCACCAGCGACAGGCCGATGGTGACGACGAGGTAGATGTAGGCGACGATCGAATAGGTCTCGAAGAAACGGAAGGAGCCGGCGGCATAGACCTTGGCCATCTGGGTGATGTCGGCGACGCCGAGCACCGAGACCAACGACGAATCCTTGACCATCGCCACGAAATCATTGGAGAGCGGCGGGAAGATCACCTTCAGCGCCTGCGGAAAGACGATGAAACGGAAGCGCTGGAAGCGTGAGAGACCAAGCGCCTTGGATGCCTCGATCTGACCTTTATCCACCGACTGGATGCCGGCGCGAAAAATCTCGGCGATGAAGGCGGAATAGGCGATGGTCAGCGCGATGATCGCTCGCCACATCAGCGACACTTCACGCACCAGAAGCGGTTCCACAAGGCCGGCATTGACCAGCGGCGAGATCAAAAAATTCCATGCCTGGACGAAGCCCGGCGCCCCGACGAAGGCAATGTAGAAGAGCAGCACCAGCACCGGAATGCCTCGGATCAGCTCGATATAGAAGCGTGAGAACTGCCTGAGCGCCTTAAGGTCGGATAGGCCGAGCAGCGCGATGGCGAGGCCGACGCAGGTTGCCAGCGTGAACGCGATCAACGTCACCAGCACTGTGATGCCGAGGCCTTTGGACACCGTCACGAAAACCTGGGTGTAGAGATCGCTGACGACGACGGCGACGCCGATCGCGGCACCCAGAACAACAAGGGCAACAAGCCAATAAGGAAAGTCGCCCTCTCCGGAATTCGGCGTTGGATTGGGAGCCGCCATATGGACGGCGGCCCGGCTATTGACCCATCTTGTAGTCGAGGAACCACTTCTTGTTCAGCGCGTCGATCGTGCCATCCGCCTTCAGCGCGGCGATGGCCGCATTGACGGGAGCCACGAGATCCGAGCCCTTGGGGAAGATGAAGCCGAAATCCTCGGTGCCGAGTGGCCCGCCGGTCAGCTTCAGCGCGCCGCCCGAGGCATCGACATAGCCCTTGCCGGCGGTGCCGTCGGTCAGCACGACATCGACGTCGCCGGCCTTGAGCGCCTGTACCGTCGCACCGAATGTCTCGAACAGCTTGATGCGGGGGTTCTGCTCATTGCCGTCGAGCACGCTGTAGACGGCGGTGTAGAACGGTGTCGTGCCGGGCTGGGCACCGACCAGGCCGTCATTCAGCGTCTTGAAACCAGCGGCGTCGGTGAAGCGCTTCTCGTCGGCGCGGACCAGCATGAACTGTTCGGAGCGCATATAGGGATCGGAGAAATCGACCTTCGCCTTGCGCTCGTCGTTGATGGTGATGCCGGTCATGCCCATGTTGTACTGGTTGTCGGAGACGGCCTGGATCATCGCGTCCCAGGACGTGTTCTGGTATTCGACCTTGAAATTCAAACGCTTGGCGATCTCGTTCACCGCGTCATATTCCCAGCCGATCTGCTTGCTGGTCTTGGGGTCGATGAACTGCAGCGGCGGATAGGCATTTTCGGTCACGACGACGACCTTCTTGCCGCCGAGATCCGGCAGACCAGCCGCATGGGCTGCAAGCGGCATGAGGGCGGCAACGGTAAGACCGATCAGGAACTGGCGGCGCGAGGTCATTGGTGTGGCTCCGGTAAAATTGTGGCGGCAGGAATTCACATGAAAATCCGGCTCTTGGCAAGTGCCCAAGTCATCAGACGCGTCAAGTGATCAAACCCGCCCGGTGAGCCGGGTGATATGGCCCATCTTGCGGCCGGGGCGCGGCTCGGTCTTGCCGTAGAGATGGATGAAGACGTCCTTCTCCGATGCCCATTGCCGGACATCGTTGATGTCGTCGCCGATCAGGTTCTGCATGATGCAGTCGCTGTGGCGGGCGGGATCGCCGAGCGGCAGGCCGGCGACGGCGCGGATATGCTGCTCGAACTGCGAGATCACGCAGGCTGCTTCCGTCCAGTGGCCGGAATTGTGCACGCGCGGCGCGATCTCGTTGGCGATCAATGAATTATCGGCGCCGACGAAGAACTCGATGCCGACCACGCCGACATAATTGAGTGCGTCGAGAAGCTTGATGGCGGCGGAGCGGGCATCGGCCGTCGTACCCTCCCAGACCTCGGCCGGAAGGGTCGAGGTATGCAGGATGCCGTTTCGGTGGACGTTTTCGGCAGCGTCATAGCATTCGATATGACCGTTGATCGCGCGCGCGGCAATGATCGAGATCTCGCGCTCGAAGGCAATGAAGCTTTCGAGGATCAGCGGCACGCCGCCGAGCTTGTCATAGGCGCCCGCTGAGCTGTCGCCGGCACGAAACACGATCTGGCCCTTGCCGTCATAGCCCATGCGCCGTGTCTTGAGCACGCCGGTGCCGCCGAATGCGGCGAGCGCCGCATCGAGATCGGCCTGGCTATCGACGGCGCGGAAGCCCGCGGTCGGAATGCCGCATTGATTGAGGAAACTCTTTTCGACCAGCCGGTCCTGCGCCACTTCCAGCGCCTTCGACGGCGGATAAACCGGCTTCAGGCCTTCGAGAAAGCGTGCGGATTCGACCGGCACGTTTTCGAATTCGTAGGTGATCACATCGCTGAGGGAGGCGAGTTTTTCCAGCGACGCACGGTCGTCATAGGCACCGACGATCTGCTCGTTAGCGAGCTGCGCCGCCGGCGAATCGGCCTGCGGTTCGAGGATCACCGTGCGGAAGTTGAGGCGGCTCGCGGCCATCGCCAGCATGCGGCCGAGTTGCCCGCCGCCGATGATGCCTATGGTCTTGATTGTCATTGTGTCAGGCCTATTTGTCGACGGGATATTCGGCCACGGAGGCGCTTTGCTCCTCGCGCCAGGTGTCGAGCCGATCGGCCAGTTCGTCATCGCCGAGCGCCAGGACGGCGGCGGCAAGAAGGGCCGCATTGATCGCCCCGGCACGGCCGATGGCGAGGGTTCCAACCGGAATTCCGGCTGGCATCTGGACGATGGAGAGCAGGCTGTCCTGGCCGGAAAGCGCCTTGGACTGGACCGGAACCCCGAACACCGGAAGCGGGGTCATGGCAGCCGCCATGCCCGGCAGGTGGGCGGCGCCACCCGCACCGGCGATGATCACCTGGAAGCCTTCGTCGCGCGCGGATTTGGCGAAATTCACCAGCCGGTCGGGCGTACGATGCGCCGAGATGATCCGCGCTTCGTAAGCAATTTCAAGGGCATCGAGCGTATCGGCGGCATTCTTCATCGTCTCCCAGTCGGACTGGCTACCCATGATAATGGCGACCGGAGGCTTCGAAAAACGCATGCGAGCCAAGCCTTTCGTCAGGCGATGATATCGGGAACGATCTGGTCTTCGATCTGGACCAATCTGTCCTTGATCGCAAGCTTCTTCTTCTTCATCCGCTGGATCCGTAGCGCGTCGCAACCTGTGGCGATCATCGCATTGATGGCAGTGTCGTAATCCTCATGTTCCTGTCGCAACCTCGCTGCCGACAATCTGAGTTCTGCCTGGTCCTGGTCTGGCATTCCGTCAAGTCCCCGTATCTCCTGGCGTGGAGATTTCCCCAATCTCCACACGAGCATCGATCTGCTCCTATCACACAATAGCGGTTTACGGGAAGTTTTCCTTTTCGAAGTTTTCTCCTTCGACATTTGCTAATTTACGTGGCACACTCCGCCGGTTCTAGCCTGAAACATCCGACGGGTGGATGGTCGGATGTGGGCAATATGGGAAGGAATGAAGTATGACCATTGAGGCTCATATCGAGACGCTTGAAAAAAAGCATGGAGCATTAGAACAAGAGCTCCACTCCGCAATGCTCCACCCCTCAACCGCCGACACAGAGATCGCGGA
This genomic interval carries:
- a CDS encoding YdcH family protein, encoding MPDQDQAELRLSAARLRQEHEDYDTAINAMIATGCDALRIQRMKKKKLAIKDRLVQIEDQIVPDIIA
- a CDS encoding YdcH family protein — encoded protein: MTIEAHIETLEKKHGALEQELHSAMLHPSTADTEIAELKRQKLKVKDQIERLRGQTRH
- the purE gene encoding 5-(carboxyamino)imidazole ribonucleotide mutase, giving the protein MRFSKPPVAIIMGSQSDWETMKNAADTLDALEIAYEARIISAHRTPDRLVNFAKSARDEGFQVIIAGAGGAAHLPGMAAAMTPLPVFGVPVQSKALSGQDSLLSIVQMPAGIPVGTLAIGRAGAINAALLAAAVLALGDDELADRLDTWREEQSASVAEYPVDK
- a CDS encoding transporter substrate-binding domain-containing protein, encoding MTSRRQFLIGLTVAALMPLAAHAAGLPDLGGKKVVVVTENAYPPLQFIDPKTSKQIGWEYDAVNEIAKRLNFKVEYQNTSWDAMIQAVSDNQYNMGMTGITINDERKAKVDFSDPYMRSEQFMLVRADEKRFTDAAGFKTLNDGLVGAQPGTTPFYTAVYSVLDGNEQNPRIKLFETFGATVQALKAGDVDVVLTDGTAGKGYVDASGGALKLTGGPLGTEDFGFIFPKGSDLVAPVNAAIAALKADGTIDALNKKWFLDYKMGQ
- a CDS encoding 5-(carboxyamino)imidazole ribonucleotide synthase; the protein is MTIKTIGIIGGGQLGRMLAMAASRLNFRTVILEPQADSPAAQLANEQIVGAYDDRASLEKLASLSDVITYEFENVPVESARFLEGLKPVYPPSKALEVAQDRLVEKSFLNQCGIPTAGFRAVDSQADLDAALAAFGGTGVLKTRRMGYDGKGQIVFRAGDSSAGAYDKLGGVPLILESFIAFEREISIIAARAINGHIECYDAAENVHRNGILHTSTLPAEVWEGTTADARSAAIKLLDALNYVGVVGIEFFVGADNSLIANEIAPRVHNSGHWTEAACVISQFEQHIRAVAGLPLGDPARHSDCIMQNLIGDDINDVRQWASEKDVFIHLYGKTEPRPGRKMGHITRLTGRV